The following proteins are encoded in a genomic region of Treponema primitia ZAS-1:
- a CDS encoding substrate-binding domain-containing protein, with amino-acid sequence MMLPAYAETILIMLAGHKNRKGVVYMKNTRFFMAGMLVMALAFGLVLAGCENGTTETSPTAAYLNEKVWVCAGGDMPSGVTSLTMAFSGTNQWTETFNGGSNDGKTVRTIRSPVWRLPLLLXGSTFPGTPAVGTIYTSEFNATQATQFTVPGQGLIFNRQSSSVSTAPNIEAILCNNDEMAMGAIEALRDEGYFGAGGKYIPVVGVDGTAFAIAAITEGTLLGTVLQDPFSMGKATFETAYALADDRAVVLSDTSWVKDGQWILIPNKKITIGNTEDVEIPPRVVDSSEHPLKIAVLLNSEGDSFLHNILTGVINAAVGKAEILYTFANDQNDQIDSINQYLADGVDALAVDMVDTTTAADIIQIAKAQNIPLVFFNRLPLDGTELKAEDNVFCVYMDSIDQGKKQGELIVDYWNAHPEADRNNDGIIQYVMVKGPAQLEATNRTKYSIERIEELGVNTNKLFDITANWSQSQAKDGIKTIPKSYW; translated from the coding sequence ATGATGTTACCCGCTTATGCGGAAACCATATTAATTATGTTGGCGGGGCATAAAAACCGCAAAGGAGTTGTTTACATGAAGAACACAAGGTTTTTTATGGCGGGAATGTTGGTAATGGCGCTGGCATTTGGATTGGTTCTGGCAGGCTGCGAAAACGGCACAACCGAAACGTCCCCGACTGCGGCGTATTTGAATGAAAAGGTGTGGGTGTGTGCGGGCGGAGATATGCCATCAGGTGTTACTTCCCTTACTATGGCATTTTCGGGAACCAATCAATGGACGGAAACATTCAACGGCGGAAGTAATGACGGGAAAACGGTACGGACTATACGCTCTCCGGTTTGGCGATTACCTTTACTATTANCAGGCAGTACTTTTCCCGGTACTCCAGCCGTCGGTACCATTTATACATCAGAGTTCAATGCTACCCAAGCCACCCAATTCACCGTACCGGGTCAGGGGTTGATTTTTAACAGACAGTCATCATCGGTCTCAACTGCCCCGAATATTGAGGCAATTCTTTGCAATAATGATGAGATGGCAATGGGAGCGATTGAGGCACTCAGAGACGAGGGCTACTTTGGAGCAGGCGGGAAGTACATTCCGGTTGTTGGGGTTGATGGCACAGCTTTTGCAATTGCGGCAATAACTGAGGGAACATTGCTCGGCACCGTATTGCAGGATCCCTTTAGTATGGGTAAAGCAACCTTTGAGACGGCCTATGCATTAGCCGATGACAGAGCGGTCGTTTTATCGGATACAAGCTGGGTTAAAGATGGCCAATGGATTTTAATACCAAATAAAAAAATAACCATCGGTAATACTGAAGATGTTGAAATACCCCCTCGGGTTGTTGACAGTTCTGAACATCCATTAAAAATAGCGGTTTTGCTTAACAGTGAAGGCGATTCTTTTTTACATAATATTTTAACCGGCGTTATTAATGCTGCTGTGGGCAAAGCAGAAATTCTCTACACGTTTGCAAATGACCAGAACGATCAAATTGATTCTATTAATCAATATTTAGCGGATGGTGTCGATGCCCTTGCTGTCGATATGGTTGATACCACTACTGCTGCGGATATTATCCAAATCGCTAAAGCGCAGAATATCCCACTGGTATTCTTTAACCGCCTGCCGCTTGACGGAACCGAATTAAAGGCCGAAGATAATGTTTTCTGTGTATATATGGATTCCATAGATCAGGGAAAAAAACAAGGAGAACTCATTGTTGACTATTGGAACGCCCATCCTGAAGCGGATAGAAACAATGACGGCATCATTCAATATGTCATGGTTAAAGGCCCAGCCCAATTAGAGGCAACCAACCGGACCAAGTATTCGATTGAGAGAATAGAAGAATTGGGGGTGAATACTAACAAGCTATTTGATATAACCGCTAATTGGAGCCAATCCCAAGCAAAAGACGGAATAAAAACCATTCCGAAATCATATTGGTAA